The following proteins come from a genomic window of Paenibacillus sp. CAA11:
- a CDS encoding UDP-N-acetylmuramoyl-L-alanyl-D-glutamate--2,6-diaminopimelate ligase — MLLNDLATYLTGSSILGDGEVLCTDLEVDSRKVKAGDLFICLPGHTVDGHDYAQQAAGKGAAALVVQRPLADVSLPQLLVKDSRLAMSVLANVFYESPSRRLRVIGITGTNGKTTTTYLIERILNDHGHKTGLIGTIQRKLNGKTYPMSGTTPESLELQRYLHEMTEAEADYCVMEVSSHALEQGRVKGTDFRTAIFTNLTQDHLDYHKTMEDYRAAKGLFFSRLGNVFPANPAERKYAVLNADDPASDYFAKLTAVEAITYGVEAQADVRASNIALTAKGTSFRVDTFKGNADIMLRMVGKFNIYNALAAITAALLEDIPLEEIKASLEAVQGVDGRVEAVDEGQPFAVIVDYAHTPDGLENVLTTVKEIAEGRVLCVFGCGGDRDRTKRPIMGQIAGKYADHILVTSDNPRTEEPEAILKDIEEGLRSDGVASSRYELIVDRREAIQKAIEMASPADVVLIAGKGHETYQLIGNTVHDFDDRLVAREAIRSLVK; from the coding sequence ATGCTGCTAAATGACCTAGCTACATATCTAACTGGCTCGTCCATCTTGGGCGATGGGGAAGTGCTGTGTACGGATTTGGAAGTCGATTCCCGCAAAGTAAAGGCGGGGGACTTGTTCATCTGTCTGCCCGGCCATACCGTAGACGGACATGATTATGCGCAGCAGGCTGCAGGCAAAGGGGCTGCCGCATTGGTCGTGCAGCGGCCTCTTGCGGATGTTAGTCTGCCCCAGCTCCTTGTTAAGGACAGTAGGCTTGCGATGTCTGTGCTCGCGAATGTTTTCTATGAGTCGCCGAGCCGCCGGCTTAGGGTGATAGGGATTACCGGAACTAACGGGAAGACAACGACAACTTATTTAATCGAGCGTATTTTGAATGATCATGGACATAAGACCGGGCTCATCGGTACGATCCAGCGGAAGCTGAACGGCAAGACTTACCCAATGTCCGGAACAACACCTGAATCCCTGGAGCTGCAGCGTTATCTCCATGAGATGACGGAAGCTGAAGCGGATTATTGTGTGATGGAGGTATCCTCACATGCGCTGGAGCAGGGACGTGTGAAGGGAACGGATTTTCGCACAGCCATATTTACGAATCTTACTCAGGACCACCTGGATTATCACAAGACGATGGAGGATTACCGAGCCGCTAAAGGGCTGTTCTTCTCCAGACTCGGCAATGTATTTCCGGCAAATCCTGCTGAGCGCAAGTATGCCGTTCTGAACGCGGATGATCCGGCTTCTGATTATTTTGCGAAGCTAACGGCGGTCGAAGCGATCACCTATGGGGTGGAGGCTCAGGCGGATGTACGTGCTTCCAATATTGCACTTACAGCCAAAGGCACCTCCTTCCGTGTGGATACCTTTAAGGGCAATGCCGATATTATGCTCCGCATGGTGGGCAAGTTCAATATATACAATGCGCTTGCAGCAATCACTGCAGCCTTGCTTGAGGACATCCCCCTTGAGGAGATCAAAGCTAGTCTCGAAGCTGTTCAAGGTGTGGACGGACGGGTTGAAGCTGTCGATGAAGGGCAGCCGTTTGCGGTAATCGTTGACTATGCGCATACGCCCGATGGATTGGAGAATGTCCTGACTACGGTGAAGGAAATTGCGGAAGGCCGCGTACTGTGCGTGTTTGGCTGCGGCGGCGACCGCGATCGTACCAAACGTCCTATCATGGGGCAGATTGCAGGTAAATACGCAGATCATATTCTGGTTACCTCTGATAATCCGAGAACCGAGGAGCCTGAAGCCATATTGAAGGATATTGAAGAGGGACTGCGTTCAGACGGCGTCGCAAGCAGCCGTTATGAGCTGATTGTAGACCGCAGAGAGGCTATTCAAAAGGCTATTGAAATGGCAAGCCCTGCGGATGTAGTATTGATTGCGGGGAAGGGTCATGAGACCTATCAATTGATCGGAAATACGGTACACGATTTCGATGACCGACTCGTTGCCAGAGAAGCGATAAGGAGCTTAGTCAAGTGA
- a CDS encoding penicillin-binding transpeptidase domain-containing protein, protein MTRRIKLRTLLIGGLTTLFFVVLITRIFWIQIVSADFWQDHAKTQWSKELDLPASRGTITDRNGDVLAEDIPAYTVAINPRIITKYGIQQEVVEGLHKLLGKPEGELLKLINAKTKDGKLYGQREVRNEGWKIDLDLKDKVEAFAEQLRKEKKIPDSGIILIQEEKRYYPKESLAAHILGYTDRGGNAVTGLEKEYDEDLKGHDGILQYEADPKGVHVPKASEVYQPAKDGKNIQLTIDDTIQQYIENAMKEAYAKLNPISMTVIAADPNTMEILGLANMPTFNPNTYYDNVKQENFFNHAVRSQYEPGSTFKIVTLAGAVQEGVFNPDENYMSGSIHVPGGTLHDINRYGWGPISFLEGVKRSSNVAFVQLGYKKLGEEKFEHYVKDFGFGQKTGIELPGELPGQVSMHYPIEYATATYGHGQLLVTPIQQVAAVAAVANGGKLMVPHIIKSITDPTTGKTESTEPKVVRQVISPDKAREVGSYLEQVVADQKIGTGRHAYIEGYRVAGKTGTAVKPINGKYDYTKQVVSFIGYAPVDDPKILVLVVIDQPQNSKLGGGTAAAPIFKQIVSQVLPYMGVAKETTDADSKKDKKSQTLIKTPPMTGLSLKEASSRLRNQGLAYETLGKGDKVVSQYPKEGSDMTVGQQIYLLTEEGKKMQVPDLTGQSLRDAVEILNLMQVKVTASGEGYVISQKATQNKDGTRTVALTLEPPKTEAELKAEAEQAKAEADKAKENTEQKSEDSKNDSQGVDSKESSETSTPAG, encoded by the coding sequence TAAAACTTCGGACATTACTCATAGGGGGACTAACCACCCTCTTTTTTGTTGTATTGATAACCCGAATCTTCTGGATTCAGATTGTCAGCGCTGATTTCTGGCAGGATCATGCCAAAACTCAGTGGTCCAAGGAGCTGGATCTACCTGCTTCACGGGGAACGATTACCGACCGGAACGGGGATGTGCTGGCAGAGGACATTCCTGCATATACGGTGGCTATTAATCCTAGGATTATTACGAAGTATGGGATCCAGCAGGAAGTGGTTGAGGGCCTTCACAAGTTGCTCGGCAAACCAGAAGGCGAATTGCTCAAGCTGATTAATGCCAAGACGAAAGATGGCAAGTTGTACGGTCAGCGTGAGGTTCGTAATGAAGGTTGGAAAATCGATCTCGATTTGAAAGATAAGGTGGAAGCTTTCGCAGAGCAGCTGCGGAAGGAGAAGAAGATTCCTGATTCGGGCATTATACTAATTCAGGAAGAAAAGCGCTATTATCCTAAGGAATCCTTGGCCGCACATATTCTCGGTTATACCGACCGGGGCGGGAATGCGGTGACAGGCCTTGAGAAGGAGTACGATGAGGACCTGAAAGGCCACGACGGAATACTTCAGTACGAAGCGGACCCGAAAGGGGTTCATGTGCCTAAAGCAAGCGAAGTATACCAGCCGGCCAAGGACGGCAAGAATATCCAGCTTACGATTGATGATACGATTCAGCAATATATTGAGAATGCGATGAAGGAAGCTTATGCCAAGCTCAACCCGATCAGTATGACCGTCATTGCGGCCGATCCAAATACGATGGAGATTCTTGGTCTAGCTAACATGCCGACATTCAATCCGAATACGTACTATGACAATGTTAAGCAAGAGAACTTCTTCAATCATGCAGTGCGGTCGCAGTATGAGCCGGGCTCCACGTTCAAAATTGTAACGTTGGCTGGGGCGGTCCAAGAAGGGGTGTTTAATCCTGATGAGAATTATATGTCCGGATCCATCCATGTACCGGGAGGTACTCTTCACGATATCAATCGCTACGGATGGGGGCCCATTAGCTTCCTAGAGGGAGTTAAACGGTCCAGTAACGTAGCTTTCGTCCAGCTTGGTTATAAGAAGCTTGGAGAAGAGAAGTTTGAACACTATGTTAAGGATTTTGGTTTTGGCCAAAAGACTGGAATTGAACTTCCTGGTGAGCTGCCCGGCCAGGTAAGTATGCACTATCCGATTGAATATGCAACAGCTACCTATGGACATGGTCAGCTCCTGGTTACACCGATTCAGCAGGTCGCTGCTGTAGCCGCCGTGGCGAACGGAGGTAAGCTTATGGTGCCTCATATTATCAAGTCTATTACTGATCCAACAACAGGCAAGACAGAGAGTACCGAACCTAAAGTCGTTCGCCAGGTCATTTCTCCTGATAAGGCCAGAGAGGTCGGCAGCTATCTGGAGCAGGTGGTCGCAGACCAGAAGATTGGAACCGGACGGCATGCCTATATTGAAGGGTACAGGGTAGCAGGCAAGACGGGGACGGCGGTTAAACCTATCAACGGGAAGTATGACTACACGAAACAGGTCGTCTCATTTATTGGCTATGCGCCTGTGGATGACCCGAAAATACTCGTACTGGTCGTCATTGACCAGCCGCAGAATTCAAAACTGGGAGGCGGTACGGCTGCTGCTCCAATTTTCAAGCAAATTGTAAGCCAGGTTCTCCCCTATATGGGAGTCGCTAAAGAAACAACAGATGCCGACTCTAAGAAGGATAAGAAGTCCCAAACGCTTATCAAGACGCCTCCTATGACGGGCTTGTCCTTGAAAGAAGCCTCCTCCCGCCTGAGAAATCAAGGCCTTGCCTATGAAACCTTAGGCAAAGGGGACAAGGTGGTCTCTCAGTACCCGAAGGAGGGTTCGGATATGACGGTTGGCCAGCAAATTTATTTGCTGACAGAGGAAGGCAAGAAGATGCAGGTTCCCGATCTGACCGGACAATCACTGAGGGATGCCGTAGAAATTCTCAATTTAATGCAGGTCAAAGTTACGGCAAGTGGGGAAGGGTATGTCATCAGTCAGAAGGCTACCCAAAATAAGGATGGTACGAGAACCGTGGCGTTAACGCTGGAGCCGCCGAAGACAGAGGCTGAGCTTAAGGCAGAGGCAGAGCAGGCCAAAGCTGAAGCGGACAAGGCTAAGGAAAATACAGAGCAGAAGTCAGAAGATTCTAAGAACGATTCCCAGGGCGTCGATTCGAAAGAATCCTCAGAAACTTCTACTCCGGCGGGATAG
- a CDS encoding stage V sporulation protein D, translating into MKISAMTVRRRLLWLLILLCLMFGALVVRLAYVQLGQGEELSAKAEESWRRNIPFSAKRGEIMDRNGTALAYNVTTPTIMAIPAQVKSPEETASKLAPLLDMTQENVLKIIKKRQLIVRLQPGGRKITMEKAQKIRDLALPGIVVAEDNKRYYPYGGLAAHILGFTGIDNQGLTGVEKVYDKSLTGMNGSISFLSDAGGRLMPGSSEKYVEPKDGLTLQLTVDKSIQSIMERELDDAMARLNADGAWSIAMNPKNGEILAMASRPGYEPANYRDYASEVYNRNLPIWMTYEPGSTFKIITLASALEEKKVDLLREHFFDPGYVKVAGATLRCWKKGGHGSQTFLQVVENSCNPGFVALGQRLGKETLFKYIKDFGFGSKTGIDLGGEENGILFKLSRVGPVELATTSFGQGVSVTPIQQVAAVSAAINGGNLYKPHVAKAWLNPETGQTVEEIKPELVRRVISEDTSKQIRMALESVVAQGTGGNAFIDGYRVGGKTGTAQKVVNGRYSSSEHIVSFIGFAPADDPQIVVYTAVDNPEGIQFGGVVAAPIVKNIMEDSLQYLGVKPRKDQVGKKYKYGETPVVTVPDLIGHSVQDLYEDMNMNFTLAKSGAGNVVVSQSPKAGERVEKGSTIRIYMGGESEIELDKNHSH; encoded by the coding sequence ATGAAGATTTCTGCAATGACAGTCAGAAGAAGACTGCTCTGGCTGCTGATCCTACTGTGTCTAATGTTTGGGGCGCTCGTCGTCCGTTTAGCCTATGTTCAGTTAGGGCAAGGTGAGGAACTCTCGGCCAAGGCGGAGGAATCCTGGCGAAGAAATATTCCTTTCTCGGCCAAGCGCGGGGAAATTATGGATCGCAATGGTACAGCACTTGCTTATAATGTAACGACACCAACCATAATGGCGATTCCTGCTCAGGTGAAATCCCCTGAAGAGACGGCTAGCAAGCTTGCTCCGCTTCTAGATATGACTCAGGAGAACGTGCTTAAGATCATTAAGAAGAGGCAGTTAATAGTACGTTTACAGCCCGGCGGACGCAAAATTACGATGGAGAAGGCACAGAAGATTCGTGATTTAGCTTTGCCGGGTATTGTTGTTGCCGAAGATAACAAAAGGTATTATCCTTATGGAGGTCTTGCCGCACATATTCTTGGTTTTACGGGGATTGACAATCAGGGGTTAACCGGTGTGGAGAAGGTCTATGATAAATCCCTGACCGGGATGAACGGAAGCATCTCTTTCCTCTCAGATGCGGGAGGCCGGCTGATGCCTGGTTCCTCCGAGAAGTATGTAGAGCCCAAGGATGGGCTTACGCTCCAATTAACCGTAGACAAGTCCATTCAGAGCATTATGGAGCGTGAACTGGATGATGCGATGGCGAGGCTTAATGCGGACGGTGCATGGTCTATTGCGATGAATCCGAAGAATGGAGAGATTCTCGCGATGGCCTCTCGGCCTGGATATGAGCCAGCCAATTATAGAGATTATGCTTCAGAGGTTTACAATCGTAATCTTCCAATTTGGATGACATACGAGCCCGGTTCAACCTTTAAGATCATTACGCTGGCTTCTGCACTGGAAGAGAAGAAGGTGGATCTCCTGAGGGAACACTTCTTCGATCCGGGCTATGTGAAGGTAGCTGGAGCTACGCTCCGCTGCTGGAAGAAGGGCGGTCATGGAAGTCAGACTTTCCTGCAGGTTGTGGAAAATTCCTGCAATCCGGGCTTTGTAGCCCTGGGGCAGAGGCTTGGCAAGGAGACACTTTTCAAGTATATTAAGGACTTCGGATTCGGAAGTAAGACAGGAATCGATCTGGGCGGAGAGGAAAACGGGATATTGTTCAAGCTGTCCCGGGTGGGTCCGGTAGAGCTGGCCACTACCTCATTCGGCCAAGGCGTATCTGTAACGCCGATTCAGCAGGTGGCGGCGGTGTCTGCCGCGATTAATGGCGGCAATCTGTATAAGCCACATGTTGCCAAGGCTTGGCTGAATCCGGAGACCGGTCAGACGGTGGAGGAGATTAAGCCGGAGCTTGTTCGAAGGGTCATTTCCGAAGATACGTCCAAGCAGATTCGTATGGCGCTGGAGAGTGTTGTAGCGCAGGGGACGGGCGGCAATGCCTTCATTGACGGCTACCGCGTTGGCGGCAAGACAGGGACTGCGCAAAAGGTCGTGAATGGACGGTATTCGTCGAGTGAACATATTGTCTCCTTTATTGGCTTTGCCCCGGCAGACGATCCTCAGATCGTCGTATATACAGCGGTCGATAATCCTGAGGGAATTCAATTCGGAGGTGTGGTTGCAGCGCCAATCGTCAAGAATATAATGGAAGATTCTCTTCAATATCTGGGAGTTAAGCCGCGAAAAGATCAGGTTGGCAAAAAATATAAATATGGCGAGACGCCGGTTGTGACTGTGCCTGATTTGATTGGTCATTCCGTTCAGGATCTATACGAAGATATGAATATGAATTTTACACTAGCTAAATCGGGTGCGGGGAATGTAGTTGTCAGCCAATCTCCTAAAGCCGGAGAACGCGTGGAGAAAGGTTCAACGATCCGGATCTACATGGGCGGCGAATCGGAGATTGAGCTGGATAAGAATCATAGCCATTAA